The Opitutaceae bacterium nucleotide sequence TGCCAGTGGCGGCTACCTCCCTCCGCCGGCCGATCAATTCATCCAGTTCTTCGACGACTCGATGACGGTCGATCGCGGCACCTTCTGGGTCGAGTTCGAAATGGCCCCGGAACAGGGCTTGGGCGCCTTCCTGCGTTATGCCCACACCTACCGCGATGGGCAGAAGGGAACCACCTCGTGGAGCGCCACGAATCTGACCGGCGGTCTCGGCCAACGGGGCATTTCGCCCAACTTCTATGATCTGGATGAGACCCGCGACACGATCGAGGGCGAGATCAACTACACGGTGGACGAGACCAAGTTCGGTCTCGGCCTCCGCTACGAGACCTCTGATTATGACAACCGGCGGCAGATCCGTCGCGACCCGGGTGATACAGCCGACCGCTACCTGACTCACAAGGAGACCAACGAGACGGACCTCTTTTCCATGCACGGGTATGTCGACACCGCCTTCAATGAACAATGGCGCCTGTCGGTCGGCGGGATCTACACGGACATGAACGCCACCTTCGGCGGCGATCGGATCTGGGGTTCCAGCTACGACCCGATCTTCGATCCAGGCTTTCAGCGGCAGAATCGGGACGAGGGCTTCCTCGATCTCGAGGCAGACACCGGCATGGAGCAGTATGTGGGCAACGCCAACCTAGTCTTCTCTCCCAACAAAGACTGGCGGGTCGTCGGCTCTCTGAGGATGGAGAAGGTTGATACGGATGCGATGTCGGACTTCATCGAGACCAACTACCTCAACGGCAATGCTTCCGCGGACGAACTGGCCGGCATGAGCGACAAGCAGTTCGACGAGATCGGTGAAGAGATCGAAGTGCAGTTTGGCGGCCTCAAGTCGGTCATCATGTACGCATCCGCCCAATGGACGCAGGGAGACGGAGATCTTCGCGAGTCGATCATTGAGGTGGAGGATGGCGCCGTTGATCTCGAGCGCGATACCGGCTGGGACCGCAATACCGACAAATATTCCATTGGCGCGAACTGGCATCCGACGGCGACGTTCGGAATTGCCGGCGAGTTTTATCATAAGGTCCGCACTAATGATTATGATACGACTCAAGATTCCACGCCTCCGAGCGGCGGCGACCGCTTCCCCGCGTTTATCACTTACCAGAGTTTCACCACGGATGACATCAATGTCCGCGTGACCTGGCGACCGGATCCGAAGGTCACCGTAGTGGCCCGGATCGATGACCAGCAGACCTCGATCGATTCGCAGGAAGAGGGGCTGCCCCGGGTCGAGAGCGGTGACCTGAAGACCCGCATCTACAGCGGAGCGGTCACCTTCCTTCCGCAGGGCTGGCTCATGCTTCAGGCCAACATCAACTACGTGACCGACGAAGTGAACACCGGTCTGAGCGGTTCGGCGCTGAATATCGTCAACAACGCGACCAACGACTACTGGATCGGCACGATTTCCGCCATCATGGCGGTTGACGACAATACGGACGTGCAGGTGAACTACACCGCCTACGAGGCAGACAACTACATCGACAATTCGGCCTACACGGTGCCTTACGGAGTCGGCGAAAAGGAAAAGATGATCGGTGCCTCGATAACTCATCGTTTCTCCGAGCAGATGATGGTCTCCGCCAACTACACCTACGCGGACTTCAGTAGTGTCACGGTCGGCGGTTACAACGACTACACGGCCCACACGCTTTACGGGCGGGTCATGTATAGATTTTGACATCTGCGGTGTCTGCCATTTGAATCCGGTTATTCCATTGCTATGAAAAAGATACCTTTATTCGTTTTTTCAGCCGCGGTTCTGGGCTGGCTCGCCGGCCCGGCATTGGCCGAGGATATTGCCGAGACCTGGGCACGTCAGTGCCAGAAGTGCCATGCCGAGGACGGCTCGGGTGACACCAAGATGGGCAAGAAGCTGGGTCTGAAGGACTACCGGGACCCGGCGGTTCAGGCCGAGATGACCGATGAGGAGATCATCCGGATCACCAAGGAAGGGGTGACCGATGACAGCGGCAAGCAGGTGATGAAGGCCTATGCCGAGATCCTCACCGAGGAGCAGATCACCGAGATGTTGGCCCTCATCCGCAGCATGGCCAAGAGCTGAGCGGCAATTTCTTCTGCCGCTGCACCAATAGATTTGTCGCGGGACCGTCCCAATTCATAAGGCGGTCCCGCCTTTTTGTACCATGAGCGAACAAGAGCCGAGATACTGGAAGATAGGGAACATCTTCTTCCGGAACTACCCAAGCCTGCTTGGGTTCATCATCATGATCAGTGCGGCGTTTGCCTTTGCGCTGCTCTTCCTGATCGATCTCCTGGCCGCTCACGCCAATCCCTACATGGGGATTCTGGCCTATATCGTTGCGCCGGCCTTCTTCTTCACCGGGGTCGGCTTCCTTGGATTCGGCTGGTGGCTTCACCGTCGGAATCTCGCCCGCCACGTGGGCGATCAGTCTTTGCAGCTGACGATTGACCTGAGCCGTCCGAAGGACCGGCGGCGCCTGGTCGTCTTTGTCAGTTGCACGATTCTCTTTCTCCTGATCAGTGCGATCGGCAGTCACCGCACCTACAAATACACGGAATCGAATGAATTCTGCGGGCTGGTCTGCCACACCGTGATGGAACCGGAATACACGACCTACCAGCTTTCTCCCCACGCGCGGGTGGCGTGTGTCGATTGCCATATCGGTTCCGGAACGACCTGGTATGTCAAATCGAAGATCAGCGGCGCTTATCAGGTTTACTCCGTGCTTTTCGACAAGTACCACCGGCCGATCGAAACGCCGGTGGCCAACCTGCGACCGGCGCGGGAAACCTGTCAGGAATGTCACTGGCCGGAAAAGTTCTCCGGAAATCTGGACAGGTCCTACGAACATTTTCTGTCCGACGACGACAACACACCCTACACGGTGAGGATGTCGCTGAAAGTCGGCGGCGGCAATGCCGAGTTCGGCCCGGTCGAAGGGATCCACTGGCACGTGGCGAACAAGGTCGAGTATATCGCCACCGACCCCAAGCGTCAGGAGATCCCCTGGATCCGGGTGACCCGGGATGACGGAACCCAGAGCATCTTCGCCACCGAGGACTACATGGAAGCCCCTCCGGCAGGTGAGATCCGGATGATGGATTGCATCGATTGCCACAACCGGCCGGCGCATATATTTCAGAGCCCGAACGAGCTGGTCGAGGCGGCGATGGTCCAGGGACGGATCTCGCGGACCCTGCCGGCGATCAAGGATCGGGCGGCGGTGGCCCTGACCGGTTCCTATGAGACGGTCGAGGAGGCCGGGGCGGGTATCGTTGAAGCGATGGTCAAGTACTACGGCGACGACCCTCTGGTGCAGCCAACGGCGGACGAGCTGTTCCGGCTCTACCGCGGCCATTTCTTCCCGGCGATGGATTCGAGCTGGGAGGAATACCCCGACAACATCGGGCACAAGGACTGGCCGGGTTGTTTCCGGTGTCATGACGACCTGCACGAGAACGGAGAGGGCCAGGTTCTCCGTGCCTCAAGCTGCAATACCTGCCACACCATCCTGGCCCAGGGGCAGGGTGAGGAGTTGCGGCAGCTGGCACCGGCCGGGCTGGAATTCTTCCATCCCGACGGCGAGGATGTCAGTGGTTGGCTCTGCAGCGACTGCCACACCGGCGCACGCCAGTAGTCCGGCTTGCGGATTGGTTTTTCGCTCGCCAGACGGCGGTGGCCTTCTAGAGTCCGCGTCATCCCATGACGACGATCAATATCTTCCAGAACGCCAAGGAGTCCGAGAAATTTGCCGACGGTTCGATCATCTTCAGCAAGGGTGATCCGGGTGATTGCATGTTCGGAGTGGTCGAAGGGGAAGTGGAGATCGTCCTGAATGACAAAGTGATCGATACCCTCTCGTCGGGCGCGATCCTGGGAGAGATGGGCCTGATCGACCACAGCCCGCGGGCGGCCAGCGCACGGGTGAAAGGCTCGGCGAAATTGGTCAGGATCGACGAGCGTCGGTTCAATTTCCTGGTGCAGCAGACCCCGTTTTTTGCGCTTCAGGTCATGCGGATCATCACCGCCCGTCTGCGCAAGCTGATGGCGGCCGAGTGATTCGGCGGCCCCGGGTCAGGGGTTTGCCACTGTATCGAGTCCCCTGGATTGCCGTTAGCCGTCCCCGGGTTCGCCAAAGGCAGCCATGGCCCGGTCGAGGACCTTTCCGAGGGACAGCGCGCGTCCCTCCTGATCCGCCGCTTCGAGTTCATTTCCGGTCAGGGCGGCGTAGGCCGGGCCGAGGGTATCGGATAATTTTTTCGCGTCGGCCTGGCTGACCGGAGATTTGATATCCTTGCGCAGTTGGTCTGCGGCCGCGGCCAGAACGACGGCCTCCCGGGATTGGCTGCGACGGGCCGAAAGCATGGCGAAGGCTTCGAGCAGGAACGCGAGCGCCCTCTTGTCGCCGAGTTCGCGATTGATGAGAAGGCTTTCCCGGAGGGCGCGGGAAGCGGCGGTGTCGTCGCCCGCATCGAGAGCGACTTCGGCCAGACTGTTCAGCGAATTGGCGGTGGCCCAGCGGTCGCCGACCGCCCGGTTGAGCTGGAGGCTTTTTTCGATCACATCGCTCGCCTTGCCGTACTCGCCGCGGCTGCGATAGAGCATGCCCATATTGTTGTAGGAATTGGCCAGGGCCCAGCGGTCATTGAGTTCCTGCCGGATATGCAGTGCCTGGTCGTAGAGTTCCTCGCACGTCTCCAGATTGCCCTTCATCCGCTCGAGGATGCCCAGATTGTTGATCAGGTCGGCCGCCTTGCGTCGGTCGCCGGTCAGCTCCCGCAGAATCAGGCTGTCGCTGTAAAGGCGCGAGGCGTCAGCGAGGTTGCCGGTCTGGGCGGCGAGGGTGCCCTGGCTCTGCAGGTTCTGACCGAGGTTGACCTGGTCTCCGGCCTTTTCCAGCCCGACCGCAGCCCGCTGCAGCCACTTGATGGCTTCTGCATAATCGCCGCGCTTCCGCAGCAACTCCCCGATGGCTGATTCGGCATGGGCGATCCGCCCGGGGTCGCCGGCCGCTCGGGCCAACTCCAGTGCCCGATCGTAGTGCTTTCTGGCGCGACCCCAGTCGCCGGTTGTTTCCAGAACGCTTCCCAAGTCGATCAGCAGAGATGTCTTTTCGTCATCGTCGGACAGGGGGATCAGGCGTTCGTAGTAATCAACGGCGGCCTCATTGGAATAGGAGTGCCGGGCAGCGTCGCCGGCCTGGCGGAAGTAAATCCGTTTCTTTTCCGTGTTGTCACTGCGCCCGAAGTGATAAGCCAGCAATTCAAGCAGATTGGATCGCCGCCGTTTGGCCATGTCCTCGAGGAAGAAGCCGGCGGCTTCATGGATGCGGCTCTTGAAGGCGTGGGGCAGGCTGTCGTAGGCCACTTCCTGGATGACGATATGCTTGAAGAAATAGGCCAGCTCAGCGGTGCCTTCCTCCTTCTCAATCAGGTCATGGCGCTCGATACTGCGGAGGTCTTCCTCGACCTTGGGCATTCCGATGGAGTTCGGATGCACGCCGGCCAGCATGGAGGCGTAGAAGAGACGGCCGATCACGCTGGCGATCTTGACCGATACCTGTGCATCCCGGGTGAGCTGGTCGATACGGCTGAGCACGAGGCTGTGCATGCTGTTCGGCAGGTCGATTTCGTCCAGCGGGACATTCGAGACACCGTCGAGGACATTCCCCTCCAGGTAGTTGATCAACTCCTCGATGAAGAATGGATTTCCCCCGGATTTGCGGACAATCAGTTCGATCAGTTCGGTTGAACGCTCGAGCCGGCGATCTCCGGATTTCCGATTGTCCAGGCGCAGTTCGACCAGCTGTCTCGCCTCGTCCTCGCTGAAATCGCCGAGTTCGATCCGGGTATGGTAGTCGAGGGTTTCCTCGTCCGCGGTCAGGATGGTGCCGTCCGCTCCGGGCCGGTGGACGACAAACAAAGCCAGGGGTATCCGGACGGCTGCCTGGGCCAGAGCGATCAGGACTTCGCGCGATGCGGCATCGATCCAGTGGGCATCTTCGAGGACAATCACGAGCGGTTGGGCCGCCGCCCGGCATCGAATGCAGGTGATCAGAAGACTGATGAGTGAGGAACGTCTCAGCTTGGCGTCGAAGGTGCGGGTCAGCTCCGAATCCGGTAGTTCCAGGTTGAGGATCGGACCAAGCAGCGGCGCCCGCTCGCCGAGTCCGGGCTCGATCGATTCAAGCTGGGCGGCCAGGTGCCCCGGGATCGCCCTGGCCTCCAGGTCGGAACGGATTCCGAAAAACTCGCGCCAAATGGACCACCAGACGGAGAAGGTGCCGGTGCGCGCGAAGGCCTGGCATTCCCCGGCATAGCCGAGGAAGTTCATCCTGTCGGCCAGTTGGACAACCTCGGCGATCAGCCGGGATTTCCCGACACCCGCATCCGCCTCGATCGAGATCAGCTGTCCCCTCCCGCCGGCCGCTGCTTCGAGCTTCCCTTGGATCGCGGCCATCTCGTCTTTGCGACCGATCATGGGCAGGCGGTAACGCGCGGTCTTGAAGGCGGCGGTTGTCTGTTCCCGGCGTTTCTGGAGTTCGAAGATCTGGATGGGCTCGCTCTTTCCCTTGACGCGGATTCTGGGCAACTCCGGCAGGAAGAATGACTCGAGATGCCGGCGTGCGGCCGATTCGCTGACCAGGATCTGGCCGGGTCTGGCGTTCTGCATCAGGCGGGCTGAGAGGTTGACGTCATCGCCGAGAACACCGTAGGTCCTGCGGGAAAGGCCACCGTAGGCTCCGGTTCGCATGGTTCCACGGGTCACGCCGACTTGAACGTCGCCGACAATCTCCCTCAGGTGCGGTGGCGAGTCGCGCACCTCAAGGGCGGCCATGAGTGCACGTGCGGTGTCGTCTTCGTGGGCGGTGGGCGCACCGAAAGCGAAATAGGCAAAGCTCCCCTTGTCGCCGATGGTCAGCTGAACAAGGGTGCCGCCCAGGCGTTCGATGATCGCCTGCATCCAACGGACGTAGGCGTCGAGCTTTTCCGGTGCGGCGGGATCCGCCTCGAACTGGATGCCGGTGAAGCGGACGAAAACGGATGCGGCAGGACGGAGCTCGGTCAGGAATTCGCCCTGGGCGGAGACGATCCGCTGAAAGACCTCCTGGATCAGCCAGGGGCGGAGCGTTTCAACGCCCAGTCTGCCCCGGTCGCGGTCCGTCCGGGATGACGGAATCGGTGGATCGATCAACCGGTCGACCACCGCGATGGGTTGCCCCATCTCCGAAGGTCTTCGCTCGCGGATCGACAGAAGTCCTCCCAGGCTGGCGACAGTCCGGTCGTCGCAGACGACGTCGCCACGCTCGGCCCCGTGTTCGGCGTCGGCAAGGCTCTCGAGCACCCGTCCGGCAATCAGGTCGAAGAGCTGGATCGCGGGGTCGCCCACCACGAAGCGGCGGACCCGCCCGGTGGCGACGGCGACTTTCATGGCGAGGGCGTGTTGGGCACCGTCCGGCAGGGTGATGGCTTTGAAGGCGTCCATGGCCGCCTGCATCCCGAAGGCCGAGGCGAGAGCGCGCCGGCCGTCGTCGCCACCGAACCAGCAGGTGATGGCGTCGCCGGCAAATCCAATTACGCTCCCGCCGAAGGCATCCACCTGGCGGATCAAGGCATCGTAAACACGGTTGAGGTGATTGGTCAGCTCCTCGCCGCCCCGGCGCGGACCGTAGCGACTGACCACGGCCTCGGTCAGGGGAGTGAAACCCGAAATATCGGCGAAGAGGGCCGCTCCATCAGAAAACTCCGAAAACTCCGTCCCGTTGCAGAGTGCATCGACTCGGTCAATCGGGAGGTAGGCGGCCAGATTTTCCAGGATTTCGGGGGACGGCATCGAATCGGGCTATTAGGTGTCCGAGCCGGCTCTGAGGGTCAACCGAGAAGGACAGATCCGTCTGACTGTTGATCAGATACTTTCATCCTTCGCTGGTTTGATGGAGAGAAAGATGAATACCCCACCCGTTAGGCGGGTTGTCGATTGAGCCGACTTCGAGCGGGAGCTATGGCAATAGGTGCGCAGTCGTTTGGTGATTGCTTAGCCCTCAGGCTTCGGATGGGGTTCTTCCCGATCGTCGATCTTGCTAATCTATGGTATAAACAATGCTGTTTTCGGTGGTGGTGTCGGTCGACTCGAACCTATTTCATGAACTTCATTTCCCGCCGTCTCGGTCCTCTCTTCATTCCGGTCATCCTGTTTTGCTCGGCAGTCACACTCGAGGGCTCCGTCCTGACCGTCACCTCGCTAAAGGATAAGAACAGCGGCGGCACTCTGCGCTCGGCCCTCAAATCTGCGGATGACGGCGACATCATCCAATTTGCTCCATCCCTTTTTACCTCGGGCCCCCAGACCATCCGGCTGTCGAGCGGTCTCTCGATTAATGAATCCGTCTCGATCATCGGGCCGGGTGCCGACCTTCTGGCGATCGACGGACAGGGCAGCTCGCAGGTCTTCAGCATAACCGCGAATTGTGAATCCGGCGATGATGGAACGGCGGTGCTTCTGTCCGGTTTGACAGTCCGTGGCGGTCTTTCCAGCGGCGGCGGTGGCGTTTTGGTTTCCAAGAACAGCCGGCTCATCGTGGTCAGCTGCCGCTTTGAGGCCAACCAGACCAAGTCCAATGGTGGAGGCTCGTCCTATGGTGGTGCCATCTACAACCGTGGGGAGATTCTTGTCGATCTTTCCACCTTCGATGGGAATCTCGCGGGTCTCGCCTCGATCCCCGGCAATCCCGGTGGTGCCGGTGGCGGATTGTACAACGAAGGCGACGCCGTGGTGACGCGGAGTCTTTTCGTCGGCAACCAGGCCGCATCGGGTGGCGGATTGGCCAGCGGTGGCGGCACCTTGATGGTCGAGAGCAGTACCTTCAGCGGCAACTCCGACCAGTCCGCGGCTGGTGGCCTGTTCTTGGGTGGTGGTACGACCGAATTGATCAACCTGACGGTTGTTGGAAACACGAGCATTCTTGGAACCGGCGGTGTCCGGGTCGCTTCCGGCGGTTTGGCCGAGGTCCGCAATTCGATTCTTGCCGACAACGGGAGTCTGGATGTCGGAACGGCTTTCGGTGGCTCGTTTGTCTCACTGGGCTACAATATCCTGAAGGTGGCTCCTTCGATCACGGCTCTGCCGTCGGACAAGGTCGGGGTCGATCCGAAGCTCGGGCCACTCGCCGACAACGGCGGCGCGTCCTGGACCCACGCGCCTCTGGCGGGCAGTCCGGCCCTCAATGGAGGCGATCCGGTCTTCAACCACTTTCTTCAGCTGACCGATCAACGGGGCGAAGGTTTTCCGCGTGTTCTTGGATCGGCGGTTGATGTCGGCGCCTATGAAGAACCCAACACGGCTCCCACCATCAGTTGTCCCAGTGGAACGGTCGAGTGCGGTGTCGATCTGATTGTCGTGACCGTAGAGGATGCGGATGCCGATCTTCTGACCGTCATCTGGAGAATCGGGGGTTCTGTCATTCAGACCGATGAGGGAGTGTCATCGGGTGAGAGTGTCTTCCTGGCCGAGACTCCTGCCGACGAATCGGTTATTGATGTCGAGGTATCCGACGGGTCCCTTTCCTCGAGCTGCACAATTGCTGTGGCGGTCCTGGACCGGACTCCGCCGGACCTTTCGCTGAACTATCGCAAGGAAGAGAATGGCGGCCTTGATCCCATCCTGGTGGAATGTGGATCCGCCTTTGTCGATCCGGGAGCGACGGCTTCTGATGTCTGTAACGGCGACATTATTCCGGTGGTCACCGGATCCGTCAATACCCGGACTACAGGCACCTATATCCTCACTTATACGGCCACCGATCTGACCGGGAATTCGACCTCAAAATCTCGCAGCGTGAAGGTTGTCGACACGACCCCGCCGGTCCTGATGGTGCCCGATCTCTCCCCGAGCTTTGATGCGACAGCAGAGTGCTTGTATGCGCTGGACCTGTCCAGTCTGGGAGCGGGGGTAGAGGATATCTGCGATCCATCGCCGACAATCATATACTCCCGCCTGACCGCTTCAGGATACGAGCTTCTGAATGAGGCGAGCGTGGATCTGGACACGGGTCTGCATACTATTCGGATCGATGCAGTGGATGCCTCGCTGAACGAGGCGATCCCAGTCGATGTTGTTGTGACGATTCGCGACGTGACCGCTCCGGTCGTGACCGTGAACGGCGACGCTGAGATGGTCACCAGCTGTGGTGACACGTTCGTCGATCCGGGAGCTTTGGCCACTGACGGTTGCGACGGTTTGTTCGCGGCGACCAGCTCTGGACTGATCGGTGTCTCCGGTGCCGGTTCTTACGAGGTCGTCTATACCGCAATTGATTCTGCCGGCAATGCGGCGGTCCCTGTCAAGCGAGTAGTGAATGTGCTTCCATCGGTCAGCTTTGTCGTTTCGACGAACCTGACGGTGAACACCGACCCGGGCGATTGCGCCACGCTTATCGACCTGTCCCAGCTGGTAGAAATCGGAGGCACCTGCGTTTCCGATGCCAGTCTCGAGGTGACAATTCTTCTCCCGGATGGCGCCACCGAGACGCTGGACGCGCTGGAAGCCTTCGCGTTCCCGAAAGGGACCTCCACGATCGTGGTGAGGGCCTTTTACTTGCCCTATGGACCGGATCCGGTCGGGACGAGTGAATCGTTTTCGATCACGGTTGAGGATCCCTACCTGAACTGTGCAGGGAACATCGCCTGGCCGGTGGCACTCGATCTGGAATTCAGCGAGGTTGCGAGTCTATCCTCTGGGAGCCAGCTGCAGGCCTTCCTGGAGCAGTTTCTCAGCAGCCAGGGCGAGCGGCGGTGGATCCGAATCCGCAACGTGCCCGCCGGGGCGCGTTTGACGGTGGCCCTCTCCAACCCCGCGGGTGTGAATTACGATCTCACGGTCTATCGTGACATCCAGGAAGCCTACGACGAGCTTCTGGCCCTCCTGAACGGCGGGTCGGACGAGGACAAGGTTTCGGCGGTGCTGGGAGCCCAATTCTCGCCGGAGGCCTTCGCTCCGGATGCCTTCGCGCCCGACGCCTTCGCCCCGGATGCGTTCGCGCCGGATGCCTTCGCGCCGGATGCCTTTGCGCCCGACGCCTTCGCTCCGGATGCCTTTGCTCCGGATGCCTTCGCGCCCGACGCCTTCGCGCCGGATGCCTTCGCGCCCGACGCCTTTGCCCCGGATGCCTTCGCTCCCGATGCCTTCGCGCCCGACGCCTTTGCGCCCGACGCTTTTGCCGCGGCCCAGAACCGGGTGCTCGCCTCGTTCTCGGCCTACGATGGGCCGACCGACGGGGTGCGCGTGACCAATTTCGAGGAGACGACGGATTATTACGTTCGGGTCAGCGGTCGCAATGGCGCTTTCTCGACCGCCTCGACCTTCAGCCTGCTGATCGAAGTCGAGACGGATATCTGTGAAGGGGTCGTGTCGGATGGTGCGCTCGATCCGGCCTTCACCGGAACGGTACCGTCCGGATTGTCCGATCCGACGAGTTTGATTCTCTGGGATTCCGGCCGCATGGCCGACTATGCCGCCGATGCCGGCGAGTTGCTCGCGCTGGAAGGACGGCTGGACAATCTGGCGGCGGCAGCCGGTGGGGTTGTGGTGGATGTCTCCACCTTCGCCAACGTCAATGCGCTCAACGAGCAGGCAGACACCGGCGTCAACGTCAACTGCCCCTACGCCAAGAACCTGGTGGCTGAGGCAATCCGGAATATTGCGGCGGCCTACCGCATTAAGTATTCAAGTATTGGTGACATAACGATTGTCGGCAACGACGACGTCATTCCGTTCTTCCGGCGAAGTGACGATGCCAACCTCGCCAACGAGGCCCAGTATTTCCCGCCGGTCCTGAATTCGACCCATTCCCAGTCGGCGCTGCGCACGGGTCGGGTCTTGGAGCAGGATTCCTACGGTTCGGAATGCCGGGTCGTTCTATCGACCGGCGAGTACAACCTGCCGGGTGCACCGGTCGGCCGGCTGGTTGAGGAAGCCGGCGATGTGATCCGGACGATTGATACCTACCTTCCCGTCTTCAGTGGATCGACTCCGGGGGTGCTCCCGGCGCCGGCCGGTGGCTACCGGGCCCTTTCGGTGGCCTACGATTTCATGGCGGACGCCGGTGAGGCGATTGCCGACGAATTCAGGGACGGTCTTAATCTCGGTGGTGGCGACACGGTCAACACCCTGATCTCCGACCCCAGCCTGGCGCCTTCGGAGTCATGGACGGCGGGCGAACTTTCTGGCGCCTTTTACAAGTCGGATAGACTGAACCTGATCTTCATCGGAGCACATGGAAGTACGGCGAGTGCTCTTGCTGCAGACTACACCTCACGGTTTACCGCGGCTGAACTCGAGGCGGCGACAGTGGACATCACTTATGCCATCGCGGCCAGTCAAGCCTGCCACTTGGGATACAACACAGTGGACCCCGATGCGGTCCCATCGGTCACCCTGCGGCCCGACTGGGCCCAGGCCTTCGCCCGCAAGGGGGCGATCTTCCTCGCCGGCACGGGCTACCAGTATGGTGAGACCCAACTCCTGGAATATGGAGAGCGGCTCTACCTGGAGTTTTGGCGGCAACTGCGGACAGGCTCAGCGCCGGTCAGCGTGGGTCAGGCCATGGTCAATGCCAAGCTCGCCTACCTGGCCAAGACACCGAATATGCGGGGTATTCACGAGAAGACTCTGCTGGTGGGATTGACGCTTTATGGTTTGCCCATGGTCAGGATCAACCTGCCGGGTGGGCGTCTCCCGGCAGCCGGAGGTTCCGGAGGCGGGTTGGCCGTAGCTTCCCTTGGAGGATCCTTTGGTCTGGCGACTGCCGACTTGGAGGTGACACCTGAGCTGACGAGGAAGACGTTGACCCTCGATGTAGTCGGTCAGAGTCGCACGGTCGATGCGTCCTATTACCTCGGCAGCGATGGTGCGGTCTCTCTGGTGGCGGAGCCGATTCGTCCGCTGGAGTCGGAAGCGGTTGGCGCGGCAAGTGGTGCCCTTCTTCGCGGAGTGGTCCTCCGTTCAGCCACTTATGTGGATGAGACGCCCTTTCTGCCCTTGACCGGTGCGCCGGCGACGGAGATCCGGGGTGTGGCGGCCCCCTTCAAATCGGAAGTCTTCTACCCGATCATCCCCTGGGCGACCAATCAGATCGGAGAACTCTGCGGCGGTAACGCTGGCGGCACGGTCCTCAATGCCTTCCCGGCCCAGTTCCGTTCGGATCTGGTCGATCCGGCAGTGGAGGCAGGATTGCTGCGCAAGTATACCGGAATGTCATTTGGGCTCTTCTACAGTGACAGCCCGAGCGGAGAGAATCCGGCCCAGTTCCTGACTCCGGCCCCCGCCGTCAATGGGGTGGCGGCCGAGTTGTCGGCGGACGGCAGCGAGATTGTGATTGAAGCCGTGATCGAGACATCGGCTGCGGTCGGGATTCACGAGGTCCTGGCGACCTATACCGGCGAACCAGGTTCCCCATGGCATGGCGCTTGGCACTCGGTGTACCTTTCGCCGACTTCGTCCCCGCTCTTCTTCCCGGGTTCGGTCAATGCCGACGGCATCATCCGCACCTGGACCGCATCGATTCCGGTGTCGGGCTATGCAGCCGATTTCCGCTTCATCATCCAGACCGTGGGGAATAATGGCCCGGCCCTGCAGTCGACCAACTTCGGCCGATACTACCGGGTGGGCG carries:
- a CDS encoding DUF5011 domain-containing protein, with amino-acid sequence MNFISRRLGPLFIPVILFCSAVTLEGSVLTVTSLKDKNSGGTLRSALKSADDGDIIQFAPSLFTSGPQTIRLSSGLSINESVSIIGPGADLLAIDGQGSSQVFSITANCESGDDGTAVLLSGLTVRGGLSSGGGGVLVSKNSRLIVVSCRFEANQTKSNGGGSSYGGAIYNRGEILVDLSTFDGNLAGLASIPGNPGGAGGGLYNEGDAVVTRSLFVGNQAASGGGLASGGGTLMVESSTFSGNSDQSAAGGLFLGGGTTELINLTVVGNTSILGTGGVRVASGGLAEVRNSILADNGSLDVGTAFGGSFVSLGYNILKVAPSITALPSDKVGVDPKLGPLADNGGASWTHAPLAGSPALNGGDPVFNHFLQLTDQRGEGFPRVLGSAVDVGAYEEPNTAPTISCPSGTVECGVDLIVVTVEDADADLLTVIWRIGGSVIQTDEGVSSGESVFLAETPADESVIDVEVSDGSLSSSCTIAVAVLDRTPPDLSLNYRKEENGGLDPILVECGSAFVDPGATASDVCNGDIIPVVTGSVNTRTTGTYILTYTATDLTGNSTSKSRSVKVVDTTPPVLMVPDLSPSFDATAECLYALDLSSLGAGVEDICDPSPTIIYSRLTASGYELLNEASVDLDTGLHTIRIDAVDASLNEAIPVDVVVTIRDVTAPVVTVNGDAEMVTSCGDTFVDPGALATDGCDGLFAATSSGLIGVSGAGSYEVVYTAIDSAGNAAVPVKRVVNVLPSVSFVVSTNLTVNTDPGDCATLIDLSQLVEIGGTCVSDASLEVTILLPDGATETLDALEAFAFPKGTSTIVVRAFYLPYGPDPVGTSESFSITVEDPYLNCAGNIAWPVALDLEFSEVASLSSGSQLQAFLEQFLSSQGERRWIRIRNVPAGARLTVALSNPAGVNYDLTVYRDIQEAYDELLALLNGGSDEDKVSAVLGAQFSPEAFAPDAFAPDAFAPDAFAPDAFAPDAFAPDAFAPDAFAPDAFAPDAFAPDAFAPDAFAPDAFAPDAFAPDAFAPDAFAAAQNRVLASFSAYDGPTDGVRVTNFEETTDYYVRVSGRNGAFSTASTFSLLIEVETDICEGVVSDGALDPAFTGTVPSGLSDPTSLILWDSGRMADYAADAGELLALEGRLDNLAAAAGGVVVDVSTFANVNALNEQADTGVNVNCPYAKNLVAEAIRNIAAAYRIKYSSIGDITIVGNDDVIPFFRRSDDANLANEAQYFPPVLNSTHSQSALRTGRVLEQDSYGSECRVVLSTGEYNLPGAPVGRLVEEAGDVIRTIDTYLPVFSGSTPGVLPAPAGGYRALSVAYDFMADAGEAIADEFRDGLNLGGGDTVNTLISDPSLAPSESWTAGELSGAFYKSDRLNLIFIGAHGSTASALAADYTSRFTAAELEAATVDITYAIAASQACHLGYNTVDPDAVPSVTLRPDWAQAFARKGAIFLAGTGYQYGETQLLEYGERLYLEFWRQLRTGSAPVSVGQAMVNAKLAYLAKTPNMRGIHEKTLLVGLTLYGLPMVRINLPGGRLPAAGGSGGGLAVASLGGSFGLATADLEVTPELTRKTLTLDVVGQSRTVDASYYLGSDGAVSLVAEPIRPLESEAVGAASGALLRGVVLRSATYVDETPFLPLTGAPATEIRGVAAPFKSEVFYPIIPWATNQIGELCGGNAGGTVLNAFPAQFRSDLVDPAVEAGLLRKYTGMSFGLFYSDSPSGENPAQFLTPAPAVNGVAAELSADGSEIVIEAVIETSAAVGIHEVLATYTGEPGSPWHGAWHSVYLSPTSSPLFFPGSVNADGIIRTWTASIPVSGYAADFRFIIQTVGNNGPALQSTNFGRYYRVGGDLPTGETATAVTIVTAPATGAYGTTILVEADVRSGGDLLGDGERVDFRLGPIARSVLTVGGRASAELTLYAAPQDYALEVSYRGSSDYAPSSATQPFAVVKQDSTMEFDGVPEYSRPSDWFVRLQTTDGKPLKEKSVVFVIENMDTAESFIVSEITDGAGRAAPGSISLENGEYAVAAYFAAPEIPSTEISLVDPLYNASTTVGVFAVTLETTYSAESGRLTYDDVRAEVSEDADRGLSSLVLSGVVGLADASIDPSSLLSDPHASQILANLLVRVAGESLVDSQFALDVSSSCGGLWQGSWAAEGFTAQLEIQWGGEVTFDSRLTNPVGPTIRSDEMEHGGSEIEFKAASGDYTVTFTDGKSVVRVTVRDGRVKSVSGLGYGNCVYRSKRREIEFRLPYALADGQVIAINGCHYDDVVVTAGANLLTKEGRFNLEVTLPPGTGPLYSETPAILEAIITVGAGSGETPATGGVTVGDATNPWSEESAPLYRALN